A stretch of Candidatus Syntrophosphaera sp. DNA encodes these proteins:
- a CDS encoding nucleoside-diphosphate kinase has translation MSQRSLLLIKPNAVLHHHVGHVISILEEAGFELDQIKEFQFTPEAAAVFYEAHKGKGFYERLIAFMCSGPTIALIVEKDNAVEDLRELIGEVDPARRKPGTIRDLYAEGVTENAVHASDSLDNAEREIALLFAE, from the coding sequence ATGAGCCAGCGCAGCCTGCTGCTGATCAAGCCGAACGCGGTGTTGCACCATCATGTTGGGCATGTCATATCCATTTTGGAAGAGGCGGGATTCGAGCTCGATCAGATCAAAGAATTCCAGTTCACGCCAGAAGCTGCGGCAGTTTTTTATGAGGCCCACAAAGGCAAGGGCTTCTACGAGCGCCTCATCGCCTTCATGTGCTCCGGTCCCACGATCGCGCTCATCGTGGAAAAAGACAATGCCGTGGAGGACCTGAGAGAGCTGATCGGAGAGGTCGACCCGGCCCGGCGAAAGCCAGGCACTATACGTGACCTCTACGCGGAGGGAGTGACCGAAAACGCGGTGCATGCTTCGGACAGCCTGGACAACGCGGAGAGGGAGATAGCCCTGCTTTTTGCAGAGTAG